One Struthio camelus isolate bStrCam1 chromosome 10, bStrCam1.hap1, whole genome shotgun sequence genomic region harbors:
- the CBLN1 gene encoding cerebellin-1 translates to MRGPALGLALLLGAAWLACGQNETEPIVLEGKCLVVCDSNPTSDPTGTALGISVRSGSAKVAFSAIRSTNHEPSEMSNRTMIIYFDQVLVNIGSNFDSERSTFISPRKGIYSFNFHVVKVYNRQTIQVSLMLNGWPVISAFAGDQDVTREAASNGVLIQMEKGDRAYLKLERGNLMGGWKYSTFSGFLVFPL, encoded by the exons ATGCGGGGcccggcgctggggctggcgctgCTGCTCGGCGCGGCGTGGCTGGCGTGCGGGCAGAACGAGACGGAGCCCATCGTGCTGGAGGGCAAGTGCCTCGTGGTGTGCGACTCCAACCCCACCTCCGACCCCACGGGCACGGCGCTGGGCATCTCCGTGCGCTCCGGCAGCGCCAAGGTCGCCTTCTCCGCCATCCGCAGCACCAACCACGAGCCCTCCGAGATGAGCAACCGCACCATGATCATCTACTTCGACCAG GTACTCGTGAACATCGGCAGCAACTTCGACTCGGAGAGGAGCACTTTCATATCGCCCCGGAAAGGAATTTACAGTTTTAATTTTCACGTGGTGAAAGTGTACAACAGGCAAACCATCCAG GTGAGTTTGATGCTAAACGGGTGGCCAGTGATTTCTGCCTTTGCAGGGGACCAAGATGTGACCCGAGAAGCTGCTAGCAATGGAGTCCTGATTCAGATGGAGAAAGGAGACAGAGCTTATCTAAAACTGGAGAGAGGAAACTTGATGGGAGGCTGGAAGTATTCAACGTTCTCTGGATTTCTCGTGTTTCCGCTTTAA